A single genomic interval of Desulfovibrio sp. harbors:
- a CDS encoding sigma-54-dependent Fis family transcriptional regulator, producing the protein MTKNSVLLVEDELSMLLGMQHALSQAGYEVATAGDAETAQQLLRQRPFDLVITDLRLPGKSGMELLEGISELYPGTGVILITAFPEVELAVQAIKAGAFDFLCKPFPRDGLLIAVERYFRFLDLKRENARLRGERDDGEFIGESPVMLKVFERIRAIAGSCVPVLVLGPSGSGKELVAGALHRLSKRRDKPFIKINCAALPEHLLESELFGHEKGAFTGAQQARKGKFEAADGGTLFFDEAGEMPLAVQAKLLRVLEDQEVTPVGGNMPRKVDVRTVFATARDLEEAIEAGTFREDLYYRINVVPVTLPPLRERGSDVALLAERFLRRFCAQHDRQVTFSEQARSALLAYDYPGNVRELRNAIERAVILCTEDKIHVGHLPKRIREVTETSQDHQPAQPGFVHLADGVAQFEKKRILEALEKTGGKRIQAAELLGITRKQLWLKLKELDIKL; encoded by the coding sequence ATGACCAAGAACTCGGTACTTCTCGTCGAAGACGAACTCTCCATGCTCCTTGGCATGCAGCACGCCCTGTCCCAGGCGGGGTACGAAGTGGCCACGGCCGGTGATGCCGAAACAGCCCAGCAGTTGTTGCGGCAACGTCCCTTCGACCTGGTCATCACGGACCTCAGGCTCCCGGGAAAGAGCGGCATGGAGCTTCTGGAGGGCATAAGCGAGCTCTATCCCGGCACCGGGGTCATACTCATCACCGCCTTTCCCGAGGTGGAGCTTGCCGTGCAGGCCATCAAGGCCGGAGCCTTCGACTTTCTGTGCAAGCCCTTCCCGCGCGACGGACTGCTCATAGCCGTTGAGCGCTATTTCCGGTTTCTGGACCTCAAGCGCGAAAACGCCAGGCTTCGCGGCGAGCGCGACGACGGAGAGTTCATCGGCGAGAGCCCGGTGATGCTCAAGGTGTTCGAGCGCATCCGGGCCATCGCCGGGTCCTGCGTGCCGGTTCTGGTGCTTGGGCCCAGCGGTTCGGGCAAGGAGCTGGTGGCCGGGGCCCTGCACCGCCTGAGCAAGCGGCGCGACAAGCCGTTTATCAAGATAAACTGCGCGGCCCTTCCGGAGCATCTGTTGGAGAGCGAGCTCTTCGGGCACGAGAAGGGCGCCTTCACCGGTGCGCAGCAGGCCCGCAAGGGCAAGTTCGAGGCAGCCGACGGGGGCACGCTCTTTTTCGACGAGGCGGGCGAGATGCCCCTGGCGGTGCAGGCCAAGCTCCTACGCGTGCTGGAGGACCAGGAGGTTACGCCGGTGGGGGGCAACATGCCCCGCAAGGTGGATGTGCGCACCGTGTTCGCCACGGCCCGCGACCTCGAGGAGGCCATAGAGGCGGGAACCTTCCGCGAGGACCTGTACTACCGCATAAACGTGGTGCCAGTGACCCTGCCCCCCTTGCGCGAGCGCGGCAGCGACGTGGCCCTTCTGGCGGAGCGCTTCCTGCGGCGCTTCTGCGCCCAGCACGACAGGCAGGTAACGTTCTCCGAGCAGGCCCGCAGCGCCCTTCTAGCCTACGACTACCCGGGCAACGTGCGCGAGCTGCGAAACGCCATCGAGCGCGCCGTCATCTTGTGCACCGAGGACAAGATCCACGTGGGCCACCTGCCCAAGCGCATCCGCGAGGTCACGGAAACCAGCCAGGATCATCAACCTGCCCAGCCCGGGTTCGTCCATCTGGCCGACGGCGTGGCCCAGTTCGAGAAGAAGCGCATTTTGGAGGCGCTGGAAAAAACGGGAGGGAAAAGAATTCAGGCGGCCGAGCTTCTGGGCATCACCCGCAAGCAGCTGTGGCTGAAGCTCAAGGAATTGGACATCAAGCTGTAG
- a CDS encoding rubrerythrin family protein encodes MPSLKGTKTEQNLLKSFAGESQARNRYTYFAGVAKKECFVQIADIFEETANQEKEHAKRFFKFLQGGDLEITACFPAGKIGTTAENLLASAMGEHEEHSDLYPTFAQQALADGFPEIAAVWNAVSVAEKQHEKRFRDLLANVENGRVFKRDKPVTWRCRNCGYLHTHEEAPGMCPACAHPQAYFELLGENW; translated from the coding sequence ATGCCCAGCTTGAAAGGAACCAAGACCGAACAGAACCTGCTGAAATCCTTTGCCGGTGAAAGCCAGGCGCGCAACCGCTACACCTATTTCGCCGGCGTGGCCAAGAAAGAGTGCTTCGTCCAGATCGCCGACATCTTCGAGGAAACCGCCAACCAGGAGAAGGAGCACGCCAAACGCTTCTTCAAGTTCCTCCAGGGCGGGGACCTGGAGATAACGGCCTGTTTCCCGGCCGGCAAGATCGGCACCACGGCGGAAAACCTTTTGGCTTCGGCCATGGGTGAGCACGAGGAGCACAGCGACCTCTACCCCACTTTCGCGCAGCAGGCCCTGGCCGACGGCTTCCCCGAGATCGCTGCCGTGTGGAACGCGGTGTCCGTTGCGGAAAAGCAGCACGAGAAGCGCTTCCGCGACCTCTTGGCCAACGTGGAGAACGGGCGCGTGTTCAAGCGTGACAAGCCGGTCACCTGGCGCTGCCGCAACTGCGGCTACCTGCATACGCACGAAGAGGCTCCGGGCATGTGCCCTGCCTGCGCCCATCCCCAGGCGTACTTCGAGCTGCTCGGCGAGAACTGGTAG
- a CDS encoding universal stress protein, with product MRRILLGSDGSQQARHVEDHVISLAHDGGGSVIAVHVVEKDLMHYGLIDQLATQGDKEGFMRYVRELGERECLERLGGFRERARQRGVEAQLMVRWGDPLGEILAAATESGVDEVFLPSRGWGKDFTNARLAESLNRKSPSKITVLPAN from the coding sequence ATGAGACGCATCCTCCTGGGCAGCGACGGCTCACAGCAGGCACGCCACGTTGAAGACCACGTGATCTCCCTGGCCCACGACGGCGGCGGCAGCGTCATTGCCGTGCATGTTGTGGAGAAAGACCTCATGCATTATGGATTGATAGACCAGCTCGCCACCCAGGGCGACAAGGAAGGCTTCATGCGGTACGTGCGCGAACTGGGTGAACGCGAATGCCTGGAACGGCTCGGCGGCTTTCGCGAGCGCGCCCGCCAGCGGGGCGTGGAAGCCCAGCTCATGGTCCGCTGGGGCGATCCTCTAGGGGAGATACTGGCTGCCGCCACGGAAAGCGGCGTGGACGAGGTGTTTTTGCCTTCGCGCGGTTGGGGAAAGGATTTCACGAATGCGCGTCTTGCGGAAAGCTTGAACAGGAAAAGCCCCAGCAAGATCACGGTTCTTCCAGCCAATTAA
- a CDS encoding HAMP domain-containing protein, producing MGMQAKFILFAVPCIAVFIGVISFVTIQREEDLLLRDATQQGLDIARISSVLFTNASIYESLGMVDSTGMTDYLDYFVADVMRLDARIVSFMVLDTEGRVVAHNNLREYGKVLTDEATVAALKATEPLVTRKDSADLGPYLDIAVPLAIGSKRWGACRIGYSLSVMYQGLRTLRSEVLGISAAMLLVALALVWYAGRHFSRPLTALTRTMNDITARGDLTAPIRELPPREDEIGALQASFLWMVARLRDAERERLRSIEGMHRAEKLATIGQLASGVAHEINNPLGGVILCFRNLTAGGMDEEARRQHEKVIDDGLEKIRRIVGELMHYARPSPLAVSRTRVEDLFASARSLTEFTLQRKGVALVTHVAPDVAPLLVDPDKMGQVILNLVLNGADAMPAGGTLTLDARMDTRMDGQMDGQMGGKDVLITVSDTGPGVAAEHRERIFDPFFTTKPSGSGTGLGLAVSAAIVSRHGGTLSLLSKDQPEPDAAGQEGSAKPAPGPGATFVIRLPLSRDIP from the coding sequence ATGGGCATGCAGGCCAAGTTCATCCTGTTCGCGGTGCCCTGCATAGCGGTGTTCATCGGCGTCATAAGCTTCGTGACCATACAGCGCGAGGAGGACCTCCTCCTGCGCGACGCCACCCAGCAGGGGCTGGACATCGCCCGCATCTCGTCGGTTTTGTTCACCAACGCCAGCATCTACGAAAGCCTGGGCATGGTGGACTCCACCGGCATGACCGACTATCTGGACTATTTCGTGGCCGACGTGATGCGCCTGGATGCGCGCATCGTCTCCTTCATGGTGTTGGACACCGAAGGGCGCGTGGTGGCCCACAACAACCTGCGCGAATACGGCAAGGTCCTGACCGACGAAGCCACCGTGGCCGCCCTTAAAGCCACGGAACCTCTCGTAACCCGCAAGGACAGCGCGGACCTGGGGCCCTATCTGGACATCGCGGTTCCCCTGGCCATCGGCTCGAAGCGCTGGGGAGCCTGCCGCATCGGCTATTCGCTTTCCGTCATGTACCAGGGCTTGCGCACGCTTCGCTCGGAGGTTCTGGGCATTAGCGCGGCCATGCTTCTGGTGGCCCTGGCCCTGGTGTGGTACGCGGGCAGGCATTTCTCCAGGCCCCTGACGGCGCTTACCCGGACGATGAACGACATCACCGCTCGCGGCGACCTCACCGCGCCCATACGCGAGCTTCCCCCGCGCGAGGACGAAATAGGCGCCCTGCAGGCCAGCTTCCTGTGGATGGTCGCGCGCCTGCGCGACGCGGAGCGCGAACGCCTGCGCAGCATTGAGGGCATGCACAGGGCCGAGAAGCTGGCCACCATAGGCCAGCTAGCCTCGGGGGTGGCCCATGAGATCAACAACCCCCTGGGCGGGGTGATCCTGTGCTTTCGCAACCTCACCGCGGGCGGCATGGACGAAGAGGCCAGGCGCCAGCACGAGAAGGTGATCGACGACGGCCTGGAGAAGATCCGCCGCATTGTGGGCGAGCTCATGCACTATGCCCGTCCCTCGCCCCTGGCCGTGAGCCGGACGCGCGTAGAGGACCTGTTCGCCAGCGCCCGGTCGCTTACGGAGTTCACCCTGCAGCGAAAGGGAGTGGCCCTCGTGACCCATGTGGCCCCGGACGTGGCGCCGCTTCTTGTCGACCCGGACAAGATGGGGCAGGTGATCCTGAACCTGGTGCTCAATGGCGCCGACGCCATGCCTGCGGGAGGGACGCTCACCCTGGACGCCCGAATGGACACCCGGATGGATGGCCAAATGGATGGCCAAATGGGTGGCAAGGATGTGCTCATCACCGTGTCCGACACGGGGCCGGGCGTGGCTGCCGAGCACCGCGAGCGCATCTTCGATCCCTTCTTCACCACCAAGCCCTCGGGCAGCGGCACGGGGCTCGGCCTGGCCGTTTCCGCGGCCATTGTATCCAGGCATGGCGGCACGCTCTCGCTTCTTTCCAAGGACCAGCCGGAACCGGACGCGGCCGGGCAAGAGGGCTCCGCCAAGCCCGCACCAGGACCCGGCGCAACTTTCGTTATCCGCCTGCCTCTTTCAAGGGACATACCATGA
- a CDS encoding putative sulfate exporter family transporter — protein MSENVISQPFEKQQAFAQAIIESLPGLMLVTAVALVANFVAPKLEAYPLFKTYLSLKDFILAIIFGIIIRNTVGVPAVFQPGLRYSTIMTKTGIVIMGSSYSLAGLVSIGGQALAFIAVFLFGTAVAMMWLCNRLGMSTSLGACLAAGMSVCGVSATIAIAPAVKAKNEDMAYSIAVVLMFGLLALVAFPLVGKVLNLSAEQFGAFAGVGIVNSAQVLAAGFGYSPDAGKVAGIYNIGRVVFLPFVVLMLALMAAAQEAKQGNEVAKINKLQMIRDKFPLFILGFIAIVCMNTMGMLSKAEIKVAKSFMEWAFLLGFASIGLTTRLSDLRAAGFGGFLFGFGVAGLKAALALAAVLYFLK, from the coding sequence ATGTCCGAGAACGTTATTTCGCAACCATTCGAAAAGCAGCAGGCATTCGCCCAGGCCATCATCGAGAGCCTGCCAGGGCTTATGCTGGTCACGGCGGTGGCTCTTGTGGCCAACTTCGTGGCCCCGAAGCTTGAAGCCTATCCCCTGTTCAAGACCTACCTTTCGCTCAAGGACTTCATCCTGGCCATCATCTTCGGCATCATAATCCGCAACACCGTGGGCGTGCCCGCCGTGTTCCAGCCGGGTCTGCGCTACTCCACCATCATGACCAAGACGGGCATCGTGATCATGGGTTCCAGCTATTCGCTGGCAGGCCTCGTCTCCATCGGCGGCCAGGCCTTGGCGTTCATCGCCGTGTTCCTGTTCGGCACCGCCGTGGCCATGATGTGGCTGTGCAACAGGCTCGGCATGTCCACTTCGCTTGGCGCCTGCCTGGCGGCCGGCATGTCGGTGTGCGGCGTCTCCGCCACCATCGCCATCGCCCCGGCCGTGAAGGCCAAGAACGAGGACATGGCCTATTCCATCGCCGTGGTCCTGATGTTCGGCCTGCTGGCCCTGGTGGCCTTCCCCTTGGTGGGCAAGGTCTTGAACCTTAGCGCCGAGCAGTTCGGGGCCTTCGCGGGCGTGGGCATCGTCAACTCCGCCCAGGTGCTCGCGGCCGGGTTCGGCTACAGCCCGGACGCCGGCAAGGTGGCAGGCATCTACAACATCGGCCGCGTGGTCTTTCTGCCCTTCGTGGTGCTGATGCTGGCCCTCATGGCCGCCGCTCAGGAAGCCAAGCAGGGCAACGAAGTGGCCAAGATCAACAAGCTGCAGATGATCCGCGACAAGTTCCCCCTGTTCATCCTGGGCTTTATCGCCATCGTGTGCATGAACACCATGGGCATGCTCAGCAAGGCCGAGATCAAGGTGGCCAAGTCGTTCATGGAATGGGCCTTCCTCCTGGGCTTCGCCAGCATCGGCCTCACCACCCGCCTTTCCGACCTGCGCGCGGCCGGTTTCGGTGGTTTCCTGTTCGGTTTCGGCGTCGCGGGCCTGAAGGCCGCGTTGGCCCTGGCCGCTGTCCTCTACTTCCTGAAATAA
- a CDS encoding hemerythrin family protein, with product MPFIDWNDDMCVGEPMIDDQHKNLVNLINDIDDATRRYVSHAEVSEYMQRFFKYMMDHMQEEESLMDQSTYKQYFTHVQEHIEFSQKTMDFYKKFIDDQKVDIQELLNYLVSWFINHTTVMDRTLALHLLEKGVKH from the coding sequence ATGCCTTTCATCGACTGGAATGACGACATGTGTGTCGGGGAACCGATGATCGACGACCAGCACAAGAACCTGGTCAATCTGATTAATGACATCGATGATGCCACCAGGCGATATGTCAGCCATGCAGAAGTGTCCGAGTACATGCAAAGGTTCTTCAAATACATGATGGACCACATGCAGGAAGAAGAGTCTCTCATGGACCAGAGTACGTACAAACAGTACTTCACGCATGTGCAGGAGCACATTGAGTTTTCTCAGAAGACCATGGATTTCTATAAGAAGTTCATCGACGACCAGAAAGTCGACATACAAGAACTGCTCAACTATCTTGTTTCCTGGTTCATAAATCACACGACTGTGATGGACAGGACGTTGGCCCTGCATCTGCTCGAGAAGGGTGTGAAGCATTAG